The Methylobacterium durans nucleotide sequence CGCGAAGGAGGGGTGGAACAGGGAGCCCTGTCCCTCGATCAAGTCCCAGTGGTTCGGGTCGGCGGCGGGCGAGATCCACTCGACGGCACCCGAGATGAAATCGGCCACCACCGCGTCGATCGCGGCGCCACGGCCCGAGATGAAGACGCCCGTCTGCCCGGTGGCGCGGAACTCCGCGTCGAGGCCGCGGGCGCGCATGCCGCGCTCCAGCGCCAGGACCGTGTACTTCTTCCCCACCGAGCAGTCCGTGCCGACGGTGAGCAGGCGCAGGCCCGGCCGCTTCGTGCCCTTGCCGGTGGCGAAGCTCTCGGTGGTGTGGCGCACGTCGTGGAGGCGGCGGCCGCGGGCCTTCGCGGCCGCCGCGATGGCCGGGACGGAGCCGAGGCGCACGTGCAGGCCGCTCGCCACGTCGAGGCCGGCTTCGAGCGCCGCGACGATCTCGGCCACCCAGTGATCGGGCAGGACCCCGCCCGCGTTGACGACGCCGATCACCATCGTGCGGCAGCCGCGCTCCACGGCCTCGGCGAGCGTCAGGTCCGGGATATCGAGATCGGCCGCGCAGCCGGGCAGGCGCAATTGCCCGACGCACCAATCCGGGCGCCAATCGGCGATGCCGTAGGCGGTCTTGGCGGCCAGATGGTCCGGCACGTCGCCGAGGAACATCAGGTAGGGGGTGTCGATCTGCATCGGTCTCGCTCGCCCGAGGACGCCCGCGGCGGCGTCCCCGCCTCTATGCGGGATCGGCGCGCGAAGGCCAATGCAGGTTGCCGGCCAGCCCGTCCGGGTGGAGCGGGGCGGAAACGCAGATTCGCGCGCGCGCCGCTTGAGCCGCGGGCGGCAAGATGGCAATCCGGACCTGCCGAAACGTCCCGGATCCCGGGCGCCGGTGGAGATCGCGATCCCGCATGAAGATGTACGGCAACTGGCGCTCGGCCGCCGCCTTCCGGGTGCGGATCGCGCTCAACCTCAAGGGCATCCCCTACGAGGAAACCTTCATCGACCTCGACGCGGGCGAGCAGCACGCGCCGGACTTCCGCAGGATCAACCCGCAGGGGGCGGTGCCGGCCCTGTTCGACGGCGAGGGGCCGCCGCTGACGCAGTCGCTGGCGATCCTCGACTACCTGGAGGAGACGCATCCCGCGGTGCCGCTGCTCCCGGAGGAGCCCCGCGCCCGCGCCCGGGCGCGCTCGCTGGCGCAGGTCGTCGCCTGCGACACCCACCCGCTCTACGTGCCGCGAGTGCGCAATTACCTGATGCAGGCCTACGATCTGCCCAAGGAGCGGATGATGGGCTTCGTGCGCCACGCCTTCGAGACGGGGCTGACGGTCCTGGAGACCCGCCTCTCGACCGAGGACGGCACCGGTCGCTACTGCCAAGGCGACCGGGTCAGCCACGCCGATCTCTGCCTCGTGAGCCTCTGGGTGGGCACGGGCATCTTCGGCGTCGCGCAGGAGCCCTACCCGACGGTGCGGCGCATCGCCGAGGCCTGCCTCGCCGAGGACGCCTTCGCGAAGGCCCACCCGCTGCGCCAGCCGGGCGCACCGGCCTGAGGCGCGACGCCGCGGGATTGGAATTTTTCTCAAACTCGTGCCTAGGCTGGCACCGCGTTGGCGGCGCGGCCGCGACGGCCGCGCAGAGGGGACGGGAGAGCGTATGGTACCGGGCGAGAACGAGGTTGGGCTGCACCGGATCGTGGTCGTCGGCGGGGGCGCCGCCGGGCTCCAGCTCGCGACGAAGCTCGGCGAGAAGCTGGGCCGGCGCCGCAAGGCGCACGTCACCCTGGTCGACCGGGCGCGGACCCACATCTGGAAGCCGCTCCTGCACGAGGTGGCGGCGGGCAGCCTCGACGTCGGCCACCACGCCGTCGACTACCTGCACCACGCCCACGAGCACCATTTCCGCTACCGGATCGGCGAGATGACGGGGCTCGACCGGGGCAGCCGCACGATCCAGCTCGCGGCGAGCCTCGACGCTGAGGGGCGCGAGGTCACGCCCGTGCGGTCGATCGCCTACGACACGCTGGTGATGGCGGTGGGCTCGACCACCAACGATTTCGGGACGCCGGGGGTGAAGGAGCACGCCATCGCCCTCGACACGCAGGACCAGGCGATCCGCTTCCAGCAGCGCCTGATCAACGCGATGCTGCGGGCCCACACGCAGACCGGGCCGGTGCGGCCAGGCCAGCTCCACGTCACCGTGATCGGCGCCGGCGCGACGGGCACCGAACTCGCCGCCGAGCTCCACCGCACCACCCGCCAGGTCGCCTCGACGGGCCTCGACCGGATCGACCCGGCCAAGGACCTCAAGATCACCCTGGTCGAGGCGGCCGAGCGGATCCTGCCCGCGGTGCCCGCCCGGCTCTCGGGCGAGGTGATGACCCTCCTCAGCAAGATCGGCGTGGAGGTGCGCACGAACGCCCGCGTCACCGAGGTGCGGGCGGACGGGGTGCAGCTCGCCGACGGCGGCTTCATCCCCTCCGAGCTCGTGGTCTGGGCGGCCGGCGTGAAGGCGCCGCCCTTCCTCCACGAGATCGGCGGCCTCGAGACCACGCGCACCAACCAGCTCGTCGTGACGCCGACCCTGCAGACGACGCGCGACCCGGACATCTTCGCGATCGGCGACTGCGCCTACCTCGTGGAGCCCGGCTCCGACACCCCGATCCCGCCGCGCGCCCAGGCCGCCCACCAGCAGGCGAGCTACCTGATCAAGCAGATCCCGAACAAGATGGCCGGCCGGGCGCTGCCGCCCTTCAAGTACCGGGATTTCGGCTCGCTCGTGTCGCTCGGCGAGTACTCGACGGTCGGCAACCTGATGGGCTTCATCCAGGGGAAGAACATGTTCATCGCCGGGCTGTTCGCCCGGATGATGTACCGCTCGCTCTACAAGATGCATGAGCAGGCGCTGCACGGCACCTGGAAGACCGCCCTCGACGCGCTGGCCCGCGCCCTGACCCGGCGCACCGAGCCGCGGGTGAAGCTGCACTGAGCGCGCTCCTCCCCCTCTTCGTCCCGCCCTATCTGTCGTGAGCGCGCCGGCACGGACCGGCGCGACCACGAGGAAACGACCATGATCCTGATCAGCGTCATGTATCCGGGCGGCGCCGGCACGACCTTCGACATGGGTTACTATCTCGGCCACCACATGCCGCTGGTGCGCGAGCGCTGGCGGCCGCTCGGCCTGCACGAGGCCAAGATCGTGCGCGGCACCGGCACCCCGGACGGGAAACCCGCCCCCTATCAGGTGATGGCGCTCCTCACCTTCGACTCGGAAGAGGCCTTCAAGGCGGCGGTCGACCGGCACGGGGACGAGATCTTCGGCGACATCCCGAAATTCACCGACGTGCAGCCGGTGGTGCAGCTCAACGACTTCCCGGAATAGACGCGGGCATGATCGACATCATCAAGCAGATCCAGGAGCGCAACCCCGCGCTGGGCTCCACCATCATCGTGCTGCGCCCCGATTCCCGGGCGCTCGCCGACGCGGAGCATCTGAACCCGGAGGCGGACGCCTGGATCGCGGAGCGGGCGCCCGGCGCCCGCCTCTCGCGGGAGACGGTCCTGCTCGCGCCCTATCCCGGCGGCGTGCCGGCCGAGCGCACGGTGACGGTGCTGGCCTTCGCGAACGCGCAGCACCTCGCCGCCTTCGCGACGGCCTGGACGGCCGATCCGGAACCGGAGGAGGACGAGACGGCCCCGGGGCCCGCGGCCGGCTGATCCACCCTTCTGTCCCGGGCGCAAGGAGCGCGGGACAGGCGCCGGAATCTCCTCAGGCGGCCGCCTGCAGGTCGCGGATCGCGGCGAGGGTCGCCGTCCGCAGGGTCTCCAGGCGGCTGAGCGAGGCGGACAGGTCGGCGCCGGAATTGGCCGCCGCCTCGATCTCCCGGCACAAAGCCGAGAGCCCGGTGAAGCCGAGGACGCCGGCCGCCGAGACCATGGCGTGGGCGTCATGGGCGATCTGGGCGCGGTCGGTCTCGCCCGGGCGGAAGCGCTCGCCGAGTTCGCCCGCGAGCAGCGACAAGAGGCCGTTGAGGCGGACCGGGCCGATATTCTCCTCCAGCGCGGCGAGCGCGCTCCGGTCGGGCCGCGCCGCCTCGGCGGGGTCCGGCTCGTCCGCGCGCCGGCCGGGACCGGCCCAGCGGGCGATGGTCGCGAGCAGGTCGGCCCGGCGGAACGGCTTGCCGACATGGTCGTCCATGCCCGCCTCGCGCAGCGCCGCGATCTGCTGGGGCAGGACGTTCGCCGTCATCGCGACGATGGGCACGCCGCGGGCGGGCGAGGGAAGCGTCCGGATCCGGCGCGTCGCGGTCAGGCCGTCCATGCCCGGCATCTGCACGTCCATCAGGACGAGATCGTAGCCCGTGCCGGCCGTGAATTCCGCCTCCACGGCGGCCACCGCCTCCGCGCCGTCCCCGGCCACCTCGACCGAGAATCCCTGCGCCTCGAGGACCGAGCGGGCCAGCTCCCGGTTGATGGGCACGTCCTCGACGAGGAGGATGCGCAGCGGCGCCGCCTCCCGGGCGGGCGCCGCGTGCGCGGCGTGCTGGGCCGTCTCGCCCGGGCCGCGTCGCTGCGCGGCAGCGTCAGGGTGAACCAGAAGGTGGAGCCCGCCCCCTCGCGGCTCTGGACGCCGATCTCGCCGCCCATCAGCGTCACGATGTGGCGGCAGATCACGAGGCCGAGGCCGGTGCCTCCGAAGCGGCGGCTGATCGAGCCGTCGACCTGGCTGAAGCGCTTGAACAGGCGGCCCTGATGCGCGGGCGCGATGCCGATGCCCGTATCCGTCACCTCGAAGCGCAGGCTCTCGCCCGCCGGCCCGCCGCCGCCGTGGCGCACCTTGAGGGCGACGGAGCCGGCGGGCGTGAACTTCACCGCGTTGTTGAGGAGGTTGAGCAGGACCTGCCGCAGGCGCTGCGGATCGCCGACGACGTAGTGCGGCAGGGCGAGATCGAAATGGGCCTCGATCCGGAGCCCGCTCTTGAGGGCGCCGCCCCGCACGATCGAGACCGTGCTGTCGATCAGGGGCAGGAGCGGGAAGGGCACGGGATCGAGGGTGAGTTGGCCGGCCTCGATCTTCGAGAAGTCGAGGATGTCGTTGACGACGGTGAGGAGCGCGGTCCCGGAATCCTGCACGAGTTCCAGGCGCCGCCGGCTCTCCGCGCTGAGATTCGGCTCGTCGAGCAGGAGGTCGGCGTAGCCGAGGATGCCGTTCAGCGGCGTGCGGATCTCGTGGCTCATCGCCGCGAGGAACTCGCTCTTGGCCGCGCTCGCCCGCTCGGCCTCCGCCGTGGCGGCGCGCAAAGCCGCCTCCGCGTTCCTGCGCTCGGTGATGTCGAGATGCAGCCCGACCATGCGGTAGGGCTGGTCGTGCGCGTCGAACAGGGTGCGGCCGCGGGCGTAGATCCAGCGCTCGCCGACCCGGTACTCGGTGGCGTAGGTGGTGCGGGTGTCGATGGCGCGGCGGATCGCATCCCAGGCTTGCGGCGCGTCGTCCGGGTGCAGCAGGGCGGTCCATTCGGCGGTGGTGAGCCCGCGCGCCCGCCCCAGATCGGGCAGCCCGTACATCCGCAGGCTCTCGGGCGACAGGACGCTGACGCCGGCGTGCATGTCCCAGTCCCAGGTGCCGGCATCGGCGGCCTCGAGGGCGATGTGCAGGAGATCCTGCGCCGCCTCCTCGGCAATCCGGGCGGTCACGATGTCGTCGATGTCGAGGGCGGTGCCGAGCCACTCGACCGCGGCCCCTTCCTCGCCCTGGTGGTGCACCGGCGTCATGGCGAGCTTGTGCCAGCGGTAGGCGCCGTCGTGCCGGCGCAGGCGCCACTGCCCGAGAACCCCTCCCCGTGGCGACGGCGCGGCGCCACGCGGCCTCCATGGCCGACGCGTCCTCCGGGTGGTTGCGGGCGATCCGGTCGGTGCGGGCCGTGCCGAGGGGGCCGTAATAGGCCTCGAAGCAGGGATTGGCGTAGGTCGCCTCCCCGTCCGCCGAGCGCATCGTCCAGACGAGGAGCGGCAGCGTGTCGGCGAGGCTGCGGTAGCGGGTGTCGCTCCGGCGCAGCTCGGCTTCCGCGCGGCGCCGCTCGGTGACGTCGATCAGGATGCCGAACAGGCTCTCGGTGGCGCCGGTGGCGTCCGCCCGGCAGGTGCCGCGCACGACCACGTTGCGGCAGGTCCCGTCCGGTCGCCGGATCCGCGCCTCGAACGCGAAATCCTCCCCCGCGCGATGGCGCCCTCCACCAGGGCGACGAGGCGAGCCCGCTCGTCCGGGTGATAGAGTTCGGCGAAGACCGAGAGATGGGGCGGCGCGCTGCCCGGGTCGCGGCCGGTGATGCGGTAGAGCCCCTCCGACCAGACGGGCTGGCCGTCGGGCAGATCGACCCGCCAATGGCCGATATTGGCGAGTTGCTCGGCCATGGTCAGGAGCCGGTTCGCGTTGGCCTGCACCTGCTCGCGCCGCGCGATCTCGCCGGCCTGCTCGGCGATCAGCGCCTCGTGGGCGAGGCGGGCCTCGACCTCCGCGCGGTGTCGGGCATTCGTCCCGTGCAGGCGCAGATGCGCCACGACGATCGCGGCGAGGTCGGCGAGCGCGGCGGCATCCGCGTCCGGGAAGTCCCGGGGCTCCGGATCGAGGATACAGAGAGCGCCGACCCGGATGCCCTCGGAGAGGATCAGGGGCGCGCCGGCGTAGAAGCGCAGGTTTCTCTCGCGGATCAGCCGGTTGTCGCGAAAGCGCGGATCGCCCTGCAGATCCGGGACGGCGAGGACCGCATCGGTCTGGATCGTGTGGTGGCAGACGCTCGTGGCGCGGGGCACCTCGCCCGGGACCAGATCGCATTCGGTCTTCAGCCACATCCGGTCGGCGTCGATGAGCGAGACGTAGGCCGCGCTGACCCCGAACAGGCGCTCGGCGGTGCGGCAGACGGCCTCGAAATGCGCCTCCGGGGGCGTGTCGAGGATCTGCAATTCGTGCAGGGCCGCGAGGCGCTCCGCCTCGCCGTGCAACCGCGTCTCCACCCTCACGCCCCGAATCACTCTGGTCTCCGAACGCGCATCCTGTGCCGGGACCTGCGGCGGAAATCAGCACACACGTGCGCGAGAAACGCGATCCGCGTGCCAGCGCAGGCGCGCCGCCTCCAGCG carries:
- a CDS encoding NAD(P)/FAD-dependent oxidoreductase, with the protein product MVPGENEVGLHRIVVVGGGAAGLQLATKLGEKLGRRRKAHVTLVDRARTHIWKPLLHEVAAGSLDVGHHAVDYLHHAHEHHFRYRIGEMTGLDRGSRTIQLAASLDAEGREVTPVRSIAYDTLVMAVGSTTNDFGTPGVKEHAIALDTQDQAIRFQQRLINAMLRAHTQTGPVRPGQLHVTVIGAGATGTELAAELHRTTRQVASTGLDRIDPAKDLKITLVEAAERILPAVPARLSGEVMTLLSKIGVEVRTNARVTEVRADGVQLADGGFIPSELVVWAAGVKAPPFLHEIGGLETTRTNQLVVTPTLQTTRDPDIFAIGDCAYLVEPGSDTPIPPRAQAAHQQASYLIKQIPNKMAGRALPPFKYRDFGSLVSLGEYSTVGNLMGFIQGKNMFIAGLFARMMYRSLYKMHEQALHGTWKTALDALARALTRRTEPRVKLH
- a CDS encoding Hpt domain-containing protein, with protein sequence MDDHVGKPFRRADLLATIARWAGPGRRADEPDPAEAARPDRSALAALEENIGPVRLNGLLSLLAGELGERFRPGETDRAQIAHDAHAMVSAAGVLGFTGLSALCREIEAAANSGADLSASLSRLETLRTATLAAIRDLQAAA
- a CDS encoding GAF domain-containing protein — translated: MRVETRLHGEAERLAALHELQILDTPPEAHFEAVCRTAERLFGVSAAYVSLIDADRMWLKTECDLVPGEVPRATSVCHHTIQTDAVLAVPDLQGDPRFRDNRLIRERNLRFYAGAPLILSEGIRVGALCILDPEPRDFPDADAAALADLAAIVVAHLRLHGTNARHRAEVEARLAHEALIAEQAGEIARREQVQANANRLLTMAEQLANIGHWRVDLPDGQPVWSEGLYRITGRDPGSAPPHLSVFAELYHPDERARLVALVEGAIARGRISRSRRGSGDRTGPAATWSCAAPAGRTPPAPPRACSAS
- a CDS encoding PAS domain-containing hybrid sensor histidine kinase/response regulator, which produces MTPVHHQGEEGAAVEWLGTALDIDDIVTARIAEEAAQDLLHIALEAADAGTWDWDMHAGVSVLSPESLRMYGLPDLGRARGLTTAEWTALLHPDDAPQAWDAIRRAIDTRTTYATEYRVGERWIYARGRTLFDAHDQPYRMVGLHLDITERRNAEAALRAATAEAERASAAKSEFLAAMSHEIRTPLNGILGYADLLLDEPNLSAESRRRLELVQDSGTALLTVVNDILDFSKIEAGQLTLDPVPFPLLPLIDSTVSIVRGGALKSGLRIEAHFDLALPHYVVGDPQRLRQVLLNLLNNAVKFTPAGSVALKVRHGGGGPAGESLRFEVTDTGIGIAPAHQGRLFKRFSQVDGSISRRFGGTGLGLVICRHIVTLMGGEIGVQSREGAGSTFWFTLTLPRSDAARARRPSTPRTRRPPGRRRRCASSSSRTCPSTGSWPARSSRRRDSRSRWPGTARRRWPPWRRNSRPARATISS
- the dgcN gene encoding N-acetyltransferase DgcN — its product is MQIDTPYLMFLGDVPDHLAAKTAYGIADWRPDWCVGQLRLPGCAADLDIPDLTLAEAVERGCRTMVIGVVNAGGVLPDHWVAEIVAALEAGLDVASGLHVRLGSVPAIAAAAKARGRRLHDVRHTTESFATGKGTKRPGLRLLTVGTDCSVGKKYTVLALERGMRARGLDAEFRATGQTGVFISGRGAAIDAVVADFISGAVEWISPAADPNHWDLIEGQGSLFHPSFAGVSLGLLHGAQPDAFVVCHEPTRTTMRGVEHPLPTIAAVIDMTIRLGRLTNPGIRPVGIAVNTQALSEDEARRTLDAIAAEHDLPATDPVRFGVDGLVDRLVAEFPAAGASA
- the maiA gene encoding maleylacetoacetate isomerase, with the translated sequence MKMYGNWRSAAAFRVRIALNLKGIPYEETFIDLDAGEQHAPDFRRINPQGAVPALFDGEGPPLTQSLAILDYLEETHPAVPLLPEEPRARARARSLAQVVACDTHPLYVPRVRNYLMQAYDLPKERMMGFVRHAFETGLTVLETRLSTEDGTGRYCQGDRVSHADLCLVSLWVGTGIFGVAQEPYPTVRRIAEACLAEDAFAKAHPLRQPGAPA
- a CDS encoding EthD family reductase, giving the protein MILISVMYPGGAGTTFDMGYYLGHHMPLVRERWRPLGLHEAKIVRGTGTPDGKPAPYQVMALLTFDSEEAFKAAVDRHGDEIFGDIPKFTDVQPVVQLNDFPE